The genomic interval TATAAAACAAGGTGTATTCAAAGAGGTTTCACCTCTGTACTGTCCCCTTTACCCTAATTCCTCACTCTCCTATAgataaccttttttatttttatttttggctctTCAGTTTATTGCATGAAGGAGTTACACTTGTTCAAGTTAAGAAGCCGACTCCACATGGTTCCGTTATACAAGCTGTGAGGTTTTTAAACTTGTgacaaggaagagaagggaaattttcTATTCATTGAAAATGAGCTTCAATGAGCCATAAGCACTTAAAACCCATGAACCTTCAGTTTGTCATCCTTAGCCATTCCAACCTCTGCAAGGAACTGGCGTATGTTCTTGTACTGTTCACACTGTGGCTGAATCGTTTCTCCGTATTCTGGATGCTCAATTACGGTATCATTTCTTCTTAAATGCCTACACTGGTTTGTTTTATTGTAATCATCAGTGATCCCTTGGACAGTGGTAAGAGTCTTCCTGCTCTTTCTCTGTTGAATTTTTATATGAAGGTAATCCTCAGTCCCAGCAGGAAGCAGATCAACACCCTCACTTGCATAAGCAAAGGGGATCAAAAGAGTGGAGGTTCTAGATAGCGGACATGTGATGCgatttcttttctgtgaaaggCTGTGGCCGAGAAGGCGGGCAACGGGTATCGAGTGTTTGGAAGCAAGGGGGCTCTAGTGGGAGGTTGCTGAGTCCTCGGCTCAGTGACTTGAacctttgtaatttttaattttatggttatattcatactttctctttctttgatggTAACGTGCTATACAGTTTTTTATCATGCTTTTTCCACTTAACATTATGTTCTGATGCTTGGTTCCATAGTACAATATAGAAATATTTCTTATTCCTTcttatgtttgtatattttgcaGCAGAGATGTAACATCTAGTTCATTGTAATATAtgagtacagattttcttcctgggccGTGTGATTTCGAGTTTGCTGTCTTTACCAGAGACACAGTAGTGAAATTGTATTatacctatccttttgtgtctggtttatatcattcagcattatatcctTTAGGTTTgtccatattgtcatatgcttcaggacctcttcccatcttactgctgcataatccATCGTGTGtgtataccatagtttgtttattcactcattggttgatgggcgcttgggttgtttccatcttttggtaatatGAAaagtgccactgtgaacattggtgtacagatgtctgttcgtgtcactgctttcaacttttctgggtatatacctagtattggtattgccgggtcatggGGCAACCCAATATTTAggtttctgaggaaccgccagctGTGTTCCAAAGCAGTTGCACCATTGTACCTTTCCACCAGCAGggaataagtgttctaatttctccacatctccagcatttgtagttttctgtttgtttaatggctgccattctagtaggtgtgagatgatatctcattatagtttttttaaacatttttataattatgaaatgtaacatatatacaaaacaataaatttccaagtataatttaataggtagttatagaacagatttaaagtttggtatgggttacaattttttttgttttttcttttacctgctccacgacactggagaccaaaagaaatagcaatataatgattcagcagtcatactcatttgttaaatcctatcttctctgttatactctccttttcttttttttatgaaaaataacatatatgcaaaacaataaattttgtaGTACATCACAAcgattaattgtagaacagatttcggagtttggcatgggttacaatttcacaattttaggtttttgcttgtagctgctctaaagtactatAGACTAAAAGATAATGATTCAGGCAGAAGGCTAGAGCCGCGCAGGGGGACGGAACCCCTATCCGCGAGCTGGAGGTGCCGATCTGATTTGTATCTGCTATAACCACCACTGCTCACTCAGGACTTTCCAGATCCAGGCCAAAGGCTCCAGAGTACATCTAATTTCCTCAGCAAGAAGGAGATTGTAATTTCTGATTCCTTGgtggaaggaaaacaaaacaaaacagtgtcgTCTTGCTTCCAATGATGCAAGTGTGATTGCTGGCATCTTAATGAGCTCCAGAGGTCACAGCACGCTCCCACGAACTCGGATGATTTCTGAGGCAGATATCGGAGGTATTGCTCAAATTacctcctctctcttcctggGCAGAGGCAGTGTGGCCTCCAACCGGCACCTTCTCCAAGCTCGTGGGATCACCTGTGTCGTTAATGCTACCATTGAGATCCCCAATTTCAACTGGCCCCAATTTGAATATGTTAAAGTGCCTCTGGCTGACATGCCTCATGCTCCCATGCCTCATGCTCCCATTGGACTGTATTTTGACACTGTGGCTGACAAGATCCACAGTGTGAGCAGGAAGCATGGGGCCACCTTGGTGCACTGTGCTGCAGGGGTGAGCCGCTCGGCCACTCTCTGCATTGCTTACCTGATGAAATACCACAATGTGTGCCTGCTGAAGGCGTACAACTGGGTGAAAGCCCGGAGGCCTGTCATCAGGCCCAACGTAGGCTTCTGGAGGCAGCTGATAGACTACGAGCGCCAGCTCTTTGGGAAGTCAACAGTTAAAATGGTACAGACACCTTATGGCATACTTCCAGATGTTTATGAGAAAGAGTCCCGACACCTAATGCCTTACTGGGGGATTTAATGCCACCAAAGCCTGCATCAGCAGCCCCTTAAGCAGTACCAGCATCTGCTACACACTGTTTGCTCCCCTCTTCACCTTTCTTTTCATATGATTGACACTTGGTTCTCCTTGAAGTGTTTTTTACACTGGGTGTTCAAGTTAATTTTAAGagacagggagggaggggtggaaCATAAGGGGAACACAAAGACTGctagtaacattttaaaaactaacatTTTGGAATAGCATTTATGAAAATCTTTAACTGgcttttagtcattttttttttttctggtgagtttctgtgtttatttattttttattttttatttttttattaattaacgaaaaaaaaaattaacccaacatttagaaatcataccattctacatatgcaatcagtaattcttaacatcatcacatagatgcatgatcatcgtttcttagtacatttgcatcggtttagaagaactagcaacacaaccgaaaaagatatagaatgttaatatagagaaaaaaataaaagtaatagtagtaaaaacaaaacaaaacaaaacaaaacaaaaacctatagctcggatgcagcttcattcagtgttttaacatgattactttacaattaggtattattgtgctgtccatttttgagtttcttttagtcatttttaaCAATTTGAACAGTTTAATAAACTGTTTGGTTCTGCTCTATTTTGAATCCGGTTGCCTTTGGCACCATTGCAGGTGCAGGAGCTCAGTGCAAAAATCACTTTGTTTCTTTTAGAGACAAGCTTTGTTCAAGGCTACCAACCAAAACAGATGCTTAGGGAAGATTGATATTAGCTTCAGTCTCTACTGGATTAGCCctactctttcctttccttctattatttagtGACTctataagttaaaataaataaaacttgattATTTAGCTGTTAAGTAATTATAATGAAATCTGCTGCAAAGACCCTCTTGAAATCAGTGTG from Tamandua tetradactyla isolate mTamTet1 chromosome 19, mTamTet1.pri, whole genome shotgun sequence carries:
- the LOC143662964 gene encoding dual specificity protein phosphatase 14-like; the protein is MSSRGHSTLPRTRMISEADIGGIAQITSSLFLGRGSVASNRHLLQARGITCVVNATIEIPNFNWPQFEYVKVPLADMPHAPMPHAPIGLYFDTVADKIHSVSRKHGATLVHCAAGVSRSATLCIAYLMKYHNVCLLKAYNWVKARRPVIRPNVGFWRQLIDYERQLFGKSTVKMVQTPYGILPDVYEKESRHLMPYWGI